The Oreochromis aureus strain Israel breed Guangdong linkage group 15, ZZ_aureus, whole genome shotgun sequence genome contains the following window.
tGTGTAGTTAAGATATCTGTTCCAGTCATGTTTTTGGGAATGGAATAGCTCAGTTTTCACAGGTGCCTGCCAGCTATAACGTTTTGATATAAATACTGTTAGAACGATATAAATACAGTGGCAAGAAAAAGTAAGTGAACCCTTTGGAATTTGTCTTAAAATCAGATCAGATCTTCATCTGAGTTACAATTATAAAcaaaccagatttttttttctgctttttttaattttgtattgAAATTGCACACGTACACAATTATTTTTACATATATCATGGCGCATTTTGACTAGGCTATGTTAGAAAATGGTAAACATCTCCCTTCACGAATACCAGCTATAAATCATTCCTGGTTAGGACAGTAAGGACTGATTTAGAGTAATGCAGCGAGTGTTTGTAGAGCCTGTGGTGTAACTTGTGTAAGTGGCCGACTTCATTGGCGGCATTTACGCTTGTGTGAAATACATTCTGTGCTGATTACCTCGTGGTTATGTCCTGGTCATTTCTATGCGGAGTCATCCAATAGAAACCAATTAACTGGtggggctttttttttccctgtctttGATTCCCACTCGCTGCATTTCCTCACATCTATTCTGATAGGTTCAACAACCTGCCTGCAGGAATTTACTGACATTTGTGAATCCTTACATTGATGCTATGATCATTATTCCTCATATTGAAGTGATGACAGTTATTCTCTCACTGATGAATTAAGAAACTGCAGCAGAAAGGCATCTGGACATGCACAGGAAGAATCGGCAGTACTGAACAGGCCAATCACAATCGTTGTGGGCTGCGTGGACATGATGGGTAGTTAAATCGCTGGTTAGAATGCCACTGCTGCCCATAAAACCTTGCCTGATATTTGCTAAAGGAGTACTTTGATCCTTCACAGCACTACTGCAATACTGAATGATGTAGCTAAACTGCAAAGTAAAGCCTGCGCTTCCTTTGCCTGAGTTCAAATTATTCTTCATTTATCTCATTTGTCCCTTTTATCCAACATTTATCTGATTGGTTGTCCCTCGTAAACGGAAGGTTAGAACAGCAGGTGAATGGAGCTGCTGAGCTTGCAGCCAAATATGTGTGCATAAGATGAACATATTAAGCACATCTGCTCTAAGTGACCTCACACAGAGCTAAGAGtaggggaaaaaatgaaattaaccATTTAGAACAGTCTGAATCCTTACTTAATAACCGTAGCTGATTATTTGAAACAGCCATGTTTATTATGAGCATTGACCATTGTGCCCATTCACATATGGCTGAAAATGAGCTAAAGTATAATAGGTTCCTGTTACAAGAAGGTCTAACGGTTCAGTCAGAGCCCAGTTTCTTAATCTAATAGAGGTGCTGAAGAATGAGCTCGAGGATAATTCACACCAGAGATTCATTTCTGACAACATGGCTGAAGTCAGACGATTCTAGAAGAATGAGTCAAACTTCCTCCTGATTGTAGCTGCAGAAAACCTTTGAGATCACTGCTGTCACAGGAGGTTCAGTCACTTGTCAAATCCAAGGGTTCCCTTACTTTTTCTACCAGCAATCTAAAGTTTTAACAAAGACATAAGAGATTGTTTGGGTCAAACATCACGTTTGTGTTACTTGTGACTCAGATGAAGATCAAATCAGATTTTCTGACCAGTGAACGCAGAAGAACATGTAATTCCACGGGTTCACTTCGCTTGCCACTGTATTTGATTACGACTTTTCGTTCAGATCATTCAGTGTCTCAGCCAATCATGGTGCAGCGACGGCCAGGCCAGGGTTTCCATGGGAATGGTGATGCCAATTCTGTGCTTTCACCTCGCTCAGAAGGCGGAGGTCTCGGCGTGAGCATGGTGGAGTACGTCCTGAGTTCGTCCCCTGGTGACAAGATGGATGGCCGCTACAGGAATGGTGGCTATGTAAGCCAGACTTTTGCATCTCATCGATCTTACCAAAAGTGGAGTTTGGATTTCTTTGTCtaattgtttttctgtctgtcgTATTTACACAGGGTGCAGGAGATGCTGACCAAGATGGGAGAGAGAAAAGTGATGCGCAAGAGAAGGTGTCGCCTTTTGAAGAGGACAAAAGCCCTGAGATGAAGGTGGGAGAGGAGAGTGATCCTACTAAAGCCAATGGAAGAGGTCTGCTGAACGGCATGGACAGAGACTGTAAAGACTTCAAGTAGGTTTTCCTTTTACAGTGATACAAGTTAACCAGTagaaaatgggtttaaaaaaattaagtgaCTTATGTGGCCATCTTTTAAATAACTGTATCTCTGATATATGTGCAGATGTTTAGCCTTTCAgttcaaaattaaatataaaatatcagACTGTGTAAATATGAACATTTATAGGTTGATTTGAGGGTTTTTAGACTTTGGTTTCACCCCAAAGTAACAGTTGTGTATAAATATGGCGGTCCTTCTTAAACTTaacttggtttttttttttttttttttttagcccaaCTCCTGGAAGCCGTCAAGCTTCTCCCACTGAGGCTGTGGAGAGGATGGGTCCCAGTCAGACAGGTTTGGAGATGATGGGGCAGCACCACCACCCTCATGTTCTCCAACAGCAGAACCCCTCCCAAAACAAGGTCCAAGCTGAGGATTTCCAGAACCAGGAGGCCCAGAACATGGGCGGTATGGAGCAGCAAGCTGGTGTGGAGTCCTTACAGTTTGACTATGCTGGTAATCAGATTCAGGTGGACTCTTCAGGGACTCCAGTTGGATTGTTTGACTACAACTCTCAGCAGCAGGTCTGTTAAATTCACAAAATCTGGTTGGTAGTTTGCTCAGCAGGTTGCGAGcagtttgttgatttttttttttgatttttttttttgatttttttctccccagtTGTTCCAGAGGTCTAATCCATTGACTGTTCAACAGCTCACTGCAGCTCAGCAGCAACAATATGCACTGGCTGCAGCCCAGCAGCAGCATCTTGGTGAGACAGACTTTGTTCTCCTCAGATTCTTTTGCAGTATTGTTTAACTGCTTTGTCTCTCAGGTTGTCTCTGTTTGAGTTGCATAGACTTTTGAATGAGAATTATATTGCTGTTCTTCCTCATATTACTCAGCTGGCCTTGCTCCTGCGTTTGTGCCAAACCCTTACATCATTAATGCTGCCCCACCTGGAGCTGATCCCTACACTGCTGCTGGgttggcagcagcagcaacgctTGCAGGTGATCACATGGCACATGTTCATCCGCAAGTTCTCATTGATATCCAAcagatcattattattttatttttcttttactcttCATTATCTTCTGCCCAGATCCAATGTATAACTTcagaagtgttttttttctctcccccctCCCCAGGCCCCACAGTTGTTCCACCACAGTACTACGGCGTCCCTTGGGGTGTGTACCCAGCTAATCTtttccagcagcagcctgcATCTACTGCCAATCACTCGGCCAATCAGCAAGCATCCAGTCAAGGGCCAGGGCCAGGGCAACCACAGGTAGGAATAATTTCTTTAACCAGTATTAATTCCCTACCTTATTCGCCTCGTATGATTGTATGAAAAATGTGCTTCAGGATGCGGTTTCAGTCATCTGTCTGTGACCAGTTATCGTGTGCAGAATGTTTATGACGACAGGATTACCCTGAAAATGAGTCATCCATGAAGACCTGCTGTTAAAATTTAGAAAAGTTAAAAGTGGGCAGGGCTTCGGTGGCGTAGCTCCATCAGTTGTGCATTTGATTCAGAAATGTTCTGGGGTTGGTTGTATATGTTTCCGAGCAACTCGTGACGTCTGATCAAACCAAACAGTTGTGGTAAAACACGTTAGCTATATTTTAGCTGTTCCTCATTTAGtcacttgtttattttttgttgtgaCGACAAGTTGAGATTGCTTCCCTTCCCAGTGccagtaacagtatttttttttatttttttttttttttaaccgttTCTGCCAGGTGATGCGCACTGGAACCAACCAGCGACCTCTTACACCTGGGCAAGGCCAGCAGAGCCAGCAGGAATCCctagctgcagcagctgctgcaaaCCCTGCATTGGCATACACAGGAATGCCTGGTTGGTCTACCATTTCATACTTATGCTATACTGCAATGTAGCCAAAGACACTGACaaccaaatacattttttttttttttcctttgttggtTCACATTAAGTGTACACAGTGTggaagtagtagtagtagtagtagtagtagtagtagtaacaaaacactgaaacagtGTTTCTAACAACACTCTAAGTATGTTGTGTAGTAGTAGTAAACTGTAATTACTAACTATCTcctctttgtgtgtcttttttcttcCTCAGGTTATCAGGTTTTGGCCCCTGCAGCTTACTATGACCAGACTGGAGCTTTGGTAATGGGCCCTGGTGCCCGCACCAGTCTGGGTGGGCCTGTTCGTCTAGTCCAAACCCCACTTCTTATCAACCATGCAGCGGCGCAGGCTggtaagaattttttttttttttgttttaattaaggAATTCTTTTCTCTCCGGTGTCACCAGCTGTTTGCTCAGAGGGGATCTGTGGATGGTTTGGTTCCTGTTGTAGGGTTTTTACATTGCATTCAAGTGCCTTGGGGTAACTGTTGatatttggcactatataactCAAATTTAGCTAATCTAATTGCATTAGAGATCATTATTTGGAATTCGGTGACTGTACCAACTGTTATTTTATCTGATTCAAATCTCAAAAAAGGTCTCTCTCATCTCCTGTGgactattttttttccactgacaCCTTCTTCAAAAACCAAATGTGACGTTGATCAGATAAGCAGATCTCATAGTTTGGTTTATATTTGTTCTGTTAGCAGTGTTTGTCTCCTGCAGTTACCACTGCTGTCTCCACTCTGTGTGTGGGGAGGACACACACCGAGCAATGTTTCATTTGGCTATTTTTGTGAATAAATTCATTGCTTTAATACGTTCCCAAGCCTCTTACCCCGAGTTTAATCACCACACATAAGcagtaacatttaaatatagGTGGAAAAAATGATTCAGCCAAGAAGTCCCAGCTTCTACAAAGTGTGTTCACGCTGAtggtttaaaatgcaaagtggCTCTCCCAAAAATAGCTgaatatgtttatatttaattctgctttttattatttgtttatatttgagCTTGTCATTTGTGTTTATCTGTGGAAAAATGACTTCACCCACTTAGCAGTTCTCTAGCAATCTGCCAGATCTGCTGTTTTGAGTAGGCACAGTTGCATGCGCACATGTAGCGATCTGATTTGTATAGATGTCCTCTTCTCAAAATGATAACTTAATGAGTGCTTCTGTGTGGTGTGTTGAGCaaataatatgtgtgtgtgtattattaaTAGAgatgggactttttttttttttttttcttcttagatATGCCTACTATAATGTCCGTCCCGCACACCCACTTCTTTCTATTCTTACTTGATTAGTACCACTCATGTGACCTTTCCTCACCTTTGACCTCTCACAACAATCTCTctccatcagcagcagcagtgtctgCATCTGGTTCCGGTAACAACATGTCTGGTCCTCCAGCCAACGGACTGTACCGCTCCATGCCTCAGCCTCAACCTcagccgcagcagcagcaggctccTCCACCCAGCAGCGGCCTGCCCTCCAGCTCATTCTACGGATCTGGATCAGTCCCTAACACCTCTCAGAGCAGCTCCCTTTTCTCTCACACCTCTGCTGCCCCACCACCCCCAAGCTCTTCCCTGGGCTTCAGCAGCACCGGCGGCTCTCTTGGCGTTGGCCTGGGCTCTGCTCTTGGGGGTTTTGGCTCTTCTGGTCAGTGGCTAAACAACATGCTGCTTGTAGAGGAAAATGGTCTTGTGTTAAATTTAAGTTTTGTGTTCTAAAAGTGCTTTGTTAATGATTTTTCAGTATCCAGCTCGACCAGTAGCAGTGTATCCCGCAGGGATTCCCTGTTGGCAAGTTCTGACCTATACAAACGAGGTGGCAGCAGTTTAACTCCCATTGGGCAGCCGTTTTATAACAGCCTGGGTTACTCCTCTTCACCTAGCCCCATTGGCCTTACACCAGGTCATTCCCCGCTCACTCCTCCGCCATCTTTGCCCTCTTCCCATGCATCCTCTTCCAGCCTTCACCTAGGTAAGCCTAAAGGGGGGATGTTTATCTTTGGTCGAATGTTGTTTTTGAGGTAGAAAATAAAGAAGCATTTGAGCCTGTTCGTAAGTGAGGATTGATGCGACTTAAATAGAATAGAACTTTAAATTGTCATCCCCTGTTAGGGGCAGCTTCAGTGAAATTGATGCTTGTAAATGAAATATTCAAAATTGTCTTATTTAATCCTAGGTGGCCTGACAAATGGCAGTGGTCGTTACATTTCTGCAGCTCCCGGAGCTGAGGCCAAATACCGGAGCACAGGCGGCACGTCCAGTCTCTTCAATTCCAGCAGCCAGTTGTTCCCTCCCTCACGGCCCCGCTACAGCCGCTCTGATGTCATGCCATCTGGACGCAGCCGCCTATTGGAAGACTTCAGGAACAACCGTTTTCCAAACCTCCAGCTCCGTGACTTGCCTGGACACATGGTGGAGTTCTCTCAAGACCAGCACGGATCCAGGTGACGGGCCTAATTTAATGCTTGAAAATGCCACAGCACAATAGAATATATAGGCTTTTTGGGAAATAATGAGTTTCTTTTAGGTCTCGTAAATGTAAGCCTtagccaaaaaagaaaaaaacgcaAAAAACTACATTGCAGTGTTACACTTTGTATAATGAGTCTTTGGAGTGTCTTTTTAATCGTTCACTGCTTCCTCCCATCTAGATTTATCCAACAGAAGCTAGAGAGGGCCACTCCTGCTGAGAGACAGATGGTGTTTGGAGAGATTTTGCAAGCAGCATACCAACTGATGACTGATGTATTTGGAAATTATGTCATCCAAAAGTTCTTTGAGGTTGGGAGTGTTAAAGTTCATCCTTGTGTCTTTTGAGTAACTGCACAGTATAAACTAAACTAGATTCCATTTATAATAGATTACTCTCATATTGTAATAGATTCCagcatatataatatattttttatgttgtcTCAGTTTGGAAGTGCAGACCAGAAACTTGCTTTAGCGACCCGTATCCGCGGACACGTCCTTCCCCTGGCGTTGCAGATGTATGGGTGCAGGGTCATTCAGAAAGCCCTGGAGTCCATTTCCTCAGACCAGCAGGTAATTGTAAGTGAGATTTCACTTCTTTAtaacctttttattttctattgaaAAGCATTTTATTCGTCCTTCATATTAAAGGCTTTGATTTAAACAGTCTTCTTTTACGATATACTTTGATgtcattttcttccatttagAGCGACATTGTCCGTGAGCTTGATGGCCATGTGCTGAAGTGTGTGAAAGACCAGAATGGGAACCATGTGGTACAGAAGTGCATTGAATGTGTCCAGCCTCAGGCCCTTCAATTCATCATTGATGCCTTCCAGGGACAGGTGggtcttttcagtttttgtttttgttttttagaataGCTGCCATATAATAAGCTGCCTTATAATGTAACTACCATTCAgtatagtttatttttgtagaCTCATGTGATCCGTAGGGTTGCATTAATATCTAAATCCTCTGATGTACTTTCACTACATGGTACAATAagtactgtttttattttctaggTTTTTGTACTTTCCACACACCCCTATGGCTGCAGAGTTATCCAAAGGATCTTGGAGCACTGCACCCAGGAGCAAACTCTGCCCATCCTGGAAGAGCTTCATCAGCACTCTGAACAGCTGGGCCAGGTGTGCACATCAATTTCCTCTCTGTCCCATTTTAAACTCCACGCTGACTGCCTTATTTTTGCTAGCTGCGACTGATCGCTGTTGACATTTATCATTTTATGTTGCGTATTTGCATGTGTCCTTCATGTTTgaacatttcatatttttagcCTGTCATTGTTCCTGTGTAGTTGTGGTCTGCTAAGTGTAAGGATGAATGTAATTGTGCTGTTAGCTGACATTACATCTGACATATGTGATTATTTAAACATCCACCCTGCCCCCCTCACTTATTCCATCTAGAAATATCAAGGCGTATCATTGGAGATGACACCCAAAACATATTATACAGTGTCCCGTGATGCACTGTTCAAGGTCAGAGCAATTTGCCTCTATCGCGGATGTCCCTGTGCTCACTTCCTTTTTcccctctttatttttttttaatcttttcttcTGTAAAGAATCTAATTTAACATTTAGTTTTCCAACTCCCAACATTTATAGTCCTTTCCTAACCCACTGAGCTGcctgttctttctttttcctcccttCTTGCTTTATGCCAGAGGATTTAGGGACATGCTAATCTGCTGTCTGATGATCCCTCTTTTGCCTACAGCATTTTTTGATCAGtctgtttttccctttttaaaaaaaaaaaaaaaaaaaaaaaatctaattttgcTAAAATTATAATTGTTTGATTCAAATCTAGGAGTTTGAAACTCTTTTATAACCAAATAGTTCACAAATGGTGTTTTAAAACCAACATAATGCAAGTTCATGTTAAAACAGATTGACAGAAAATGGTTCGGGAGGCAAATACTTCAAATTTAAAGGTGGAGATCACATTACCTACCCAACAAATTACCACTTTAACAAGCTTGGCAGTTGAGTGGTGTTATTTGTTGTTTGGTCAGTTAATTTTTTGTCTCCATCTTGCCGCACTAAAAATTACACCCGTAACTGTCTATCACCCGTTTCTGAAGGGGCAAAGATGCTATTGGTTGTGTTGCCTGGTCAGCGACACAAACCAGCAGCATCTGTTTTGTCTGACCTTCCGCAGTGATGACGTAAGGGTATTCGAAATACTACAAATGGGGGTGTCGCTCATTCATCGGCCAATCATTGTAGAGTTGCATGATTACCCTATCCTATCAATCGAGGCCAATGGGGAGAAAGTAGTGCATGAGTATCAATCATGTTCAGTTGTAtctcacagtttgtttgtttttttgttgttgtgattaATCTTGTTGAGATGACTTTGCCTTGCCCTTACATCTCTGTTGCCTCCTGCAGGATCAGTACGGTAACTACGTCATTCAGCATGTTTTGGAGCATGGCAGACCAGAAGATAAGAGCAAGATAGTGGCAGAGGTGCGCGGGAAGGTTCTTGTCCTGAGCCAGCATAAATTTGCAAGGTAAGCTAAGCAGTCTGTATGGATTAAGAGTGGGCTGTATATTGTTTGCAGATTTTGACATTAACAGGGCAGACGGTGAATATTCTGAAGTTCATTTTGTATGAAATGattgtgaaaaataaatattctgttGTGGGAGGGAAAGCGCTCACATTACTGTCAATATTAGAGCAGCTGTGTTTCTTCACACTTCTGCTGGTGTGAGGACAGATGTGAGTGATTTGCACTAGCATAACTAAGGAACATAAGTTGATGCATATCATCTGAAGATCAGTCGATacgctgttgttgtttttctacatCTTTCGAGTGTTTACATTTGTAAAAACCGGTTAATAGTAGGTTTATAACACGCAGGTTAACGACTCACATTTGGGCCTGATAGGAGATCATTTTAGGCCTGGGATAATTTATCAATAACCATGTGGTAACAATGGCAGGAAGTTCATAACCTAGATCTTTCTTGAGTCGAGGAAGATGGGAATGCTGAATTTTAGGTACCTGATGGTTCcatgttctttgtttttaaagcagagTCCATTCTGCTTAGCTTGGAGTAAATTCTTTTGTAATGTATAGGCGGCAGCATGATGGTACAGTGGTTATGGCTATCACCTCACAACAAGAATGTTCCTGGTTTGAATCTCCGGTTTGGCTCAGGCCTTGCTGTATGGAGTTTGTAAGTTCACCCTGTGCCTGCATGGGTTTCCTCGAGCTTCCTCTCACACTCTGAAGATATTCATTTTAGGCAGGTCCTGTGCTTGAAGTGTATAGCATAAAATTATGATTGAATGCTTGGTTAAGATGAGATATGCAGTGAAGTGCCTTGAGTGGTCCATAAGAATAGAAAAGTGCTTTCTTAATGTGAGTACATTAGCCAAGTAGATATTTTAAAAGACACGTCTATGTTGAACTAAATGTGTCTGTACGAGTCGTTATACCTGTCATATTGGTTTTCGCTCTTGTGGATGTGATGTGTTTGTCAGTGAGCAAACACGACTTTAGGCCAACTTTGGACCTTAATTAATTTtagtttgatttatttaattacATGGCTCACGATTATTGTGAATATGTGGGACAACGGATGTTGGCTAAGTAGGAGGAAAAGACCACAGAAGTTTCATGGAGGTAGGGACAGAGGGTgtagagggttggtgtgacagaggatcCTAGGGatggggtgagatggaggcagatgatccactgtgggGATCTTTAAAGGGAGAAGCCAAAAGTTGAGGACAAATCCTCGACTAGGAGCCAGTATCACAAAACAACTCCCACGTTCAGTTCCTGTAGTTAAACAAAAGTGGTTATCTACTTGTTTCGTAATACAAGGTTTTCCAGTCTTGCTACCATTAGCCAATTTGTAAAAATACACGTCTGCTGGCAGCAGAGTGGTATATTTTATAAATTTAAAAGATGAGCTGTAATATTAGGAAAAAATAAGATACTCACAAACTTAACATAACTGCTGCAATTAAACAGCAATATACAAGTGTATGAGTGTTTGACGGGAAAAGTGATCCTTGTAACTTTTAGAAAAGTGCTGTAAGAATATAGTAAATGACTAATATCCTCTGTAGTGTAACATGGAGCAGTCGGTAAGACTGTCTCAGTGGGCCATCATTGTAGCATATGTTTAGAGTTTTGTGTTTCATAAAATTCATAAACTTTTTCCAACTGAAGTTGTTAGAAAAAGTTTGGAATTCTAATCAATAAATGTCCTCAGCTTTAGGAATAAATTGCTGTGTAACTCTAAAATTGAACCTGTtagccaacagaaaaaaaaattaagctgGGAATAGTAGTCCCCTCTCCTAAAAGCCTGTGTCTGGTAGATTGTAAACTGATAGACAAAGGGCTTAGACACTCTAAAAACTAAATGCCCTTATTGGGATGGTCCAGTGGGGGAGGATTATCTGGAATTTTCTATAGTCAGTAGGTGGGAATGTTGTACATGTTGTTTTCTTATCAAACATAGCCTGGTTGTGTCAGGTGTAAAAGTAGGTCAAAGTAATCCTCCTTCATATTTCCCAAATTCAAGTGTACCCCATTAACAACCAGCCCTTGCATCACAGTTGGGGTCTTAGGTGTAAAACTTCAGAATAACCATGGCCTGTAACAGGTCAGCAAAAACTTAAACTAATTGAGCTGTTTGAACACACTGCCTAATAATTACAGTTTGctaacacacatgcaaacattgCACGTGatgccaaaaacaaaagaaaatgattcTAATATGCTGGCATCTCTCTGCTTCCATCTGTTCAGTTATAAACTTGAGTAACAGTAGCTTATTTTTCCCCCAGTAATGTGGTGGAGAAGTGTGTGATCCACTCCTCGCGTGCAGAGAGAGCTCTGCTGATAGATGAAGTGTGCTGCCAGAAAGACGGGCCCCACAGCGCCTTGTACACCATGATGAAAGACCAGTACGCCAACTATGTTGTCCAAAGAATGATCGACATGGCAGAACCTGCTCAGCGTAAAATCATCATGCACAAGGTGAGTCGTCTACTAAATGTGCTCATGTTAGTGGTAATGGGTGTTAGTGGGTGGGTTGTGGTCCATTTGATCCAGTGAATTCTATCTGTATTCTATAAGGTTTAGCAAAGCTTAAAAAGTCTAATCTGTTTATGTCCATAGTTTCTGACAAGTGATCAAATCGACTTGGCTGGTAAAAGTTTAACTGTGAAGTTTTATCAGTGGTATCCAGGGCGTTGCACAGCTCATTCAGATCATGAAACAGCCAATGTTAAAACAAGTGCCTGCGTTGGTGCTTTCAAGGACCCTTGATATGTGAAATATGACCAGAAAGACCTGTTTTTAGTCATGTTATCAGTGCCATTATGTGTACAACGATTGTATTTTGCATGAAAACAAAGTAATAACTAGGGTGTGCACTTCCATATGTATCTGCCAGCATTGTGTCCATTGTTTACATATTTTACATTACTCTTTGTGTACATCAGTGCAGGCTGTTGTGAAGGCTCTTGTGTTGACATCAAACTAGTtagtgctgtttttgtttttaaacatcaGTGTAGTGTTGGCACCGGAAATTTGCTAAAATATCTGCATTCTTTCTGCTGGCCAACAGGGGGCGACTCCTGTGGTTCCAAAAATAGCCATTTTTTTGTAGACTTCTGCAAAAAAATCACTTAACTCATGAATTCAGTAACCCTTTTACATACACAATCTCCGTCAGTAGTTTCAAGACTTAATGTAACATGATatgcattttgtaaattatgctACCCATAATTTGAAAACATGCCCATTCTTTACCCCTACTTCCAGATTTAAAATCAGTTGAGCTTCTTTGGCTTTTAAATGCAGTTATcatcttctcttctttctttaGATCCGGCCTCACATTGCCACTTTGCGTAAGTACACCTACGGGAAGCACATTCTAGCCAAGCTAGAGAAGTACTACATGAAGAGTGGATCTGAACTGGGTCCAATCGGCGGTCCCACGAATGGTCTGATGTAGTCACGTACACATCCCAGGTCCCCTGAACAAGTGGAGGAGTAGGAGCCCCAAACCCCCTGTTCTGTCTGAGATGCGCTCCTTAGCCATAGGGGTTAGCCTTTGACGCCCTCTGTTATCCCATCATTTGGGGGGGCAAGTTaccaaaaaaacaagacaagtcAACTTCACCTAAGAACGCTGTGACAACTGACCCCTGCCACTCTGCCACCCCTGGTGCAGGTCCCCAGCGTGGCCCCCAGGGGACGCACAGTCAGCAGGCtgtttattctttttgtttttcttttgttttcctccttttttttcttcttttttttccctgggTAAAGCACAAGCCCATTGTTAATGATGTAATTGATGTATTTGACTGGTTTTCATATTATCTTGTACATTTAGTTTTTTACCTTGTAAATTCTctgtagaaaaagaaattattacACATTTGCTGAAATTTACAGTTCTTACAATTAACACCAGCAAGTGACTTTATAAAGGCTAAACTGAGTGATCCTTTTAAAACACGATtccatttgtttttgtaaacaaaCAGCTGTTCTTATTAAGCTTAGGCaatttattataatatttgtatattatcccacacacagtttaaaaaaaaaaaaaagaaaaaggaaaaaaaagtgttttcccATGCCAAAGCAGCTGATGGATTAGTTTTCAAATAGCATCACATAGTATGGATGGACAGAAATCCCTCCATCCACAAGCGAGTACTATGCGTCACGTGCCACAGTCACCCAGAGGTCTTTGAGGCCGCTTTGCCAGCTCGGGGTTTGGAAATTGGTGCTTTACTCTAGGGTAGCGTTTGCCAGTGGTGGCTTTTTCTTGcctcgtttttttgttttttttcttttgtttttttttttttttttttttttcccacacccTTTGCgggagtgtgtgcatgtttggtTACTCCAGCAGCTC
Protein-coding sequences here:
- the pum2 gene encoding pumilio homolog 2 isoform X3 yields the protein MSIPCSILGMNDVAWQETRGGMLHANGAPESGGVRVHGGGPLATVGGAGQAPGGPHIQGMDRVPNPTPGTPQPPLSGRSQDDATVGYFFQRQPGEQLVSCTPSKHRWPTGDANHVDQTAALGAFSDQSSVVRAVDEMNYDFQALALESRGMGELLPAKKLWDSDELAKDGRKGMLLGEEWRDHAWGSSHHSVSQPIMVQRRPGQGFHGNGDANSVLSPRSEGGGLGVSMVEYVLSSSPGDKMDGRYRNGGYGAGDADQDGREKSDAQEKVSPFEEDKSPEMKVGEESDPTKANGRGLLNGMDRDCKDFNPTPGSRQASPTEAVERMGPSQTGLEMMGQHHHPHVLQQQNPSQNKVQAEDFQNQEAQNMGGMEQQAGVESLQFDYAGNQIQVDSSGTPVGLFDYNSQQQLFQRSNPLTVQQLTAAQQQQYALAAAQQQHLAGLAPAFVPNPYIINAAPPGADPYTAAGLAAAATLAGPTVVPPQYYGVPWGVYPANLFQQQPASTANHSANQQASSQGPGPGQPQVMRTGTNQRPLTPGQGQQSQQESLAAAAAANPALAYTGMPGYQVLAPAAYYDQTGALVMGPGARTSLGGPVRLVQTPLLINHAAAQAAAAVSASGSGNNMSGPPANGLYRSMPQPQPQPQQQQAPPPSSGLPSSSFYGSGSVPNTSQSSSLFSHTSAAPPPPSSSLGFSSTGGSLGVGLGSALGGFGSSVSSSTSSSVSRRDSLLASSDLYKRGGSSLTPIGQPFYNSLGYSSSPSPIGLTPGHSPLTPPPSLPSSHASSSSLHLGGLTNGSGRYISAAPGAEAKYRSTGGTSSLFNSSSQLFPPSRPRYSRSDVMPSGRSRLLEDFRNNRFPNLQLRDLPGHMVEFSQDQHGSRFIQQKLERATPAERQMVFGEILQAAYQLMTDVFGNYVIQKFFEFGSADQKLALATRIRGHVLPLALQMYGCRVIQKALESISSDQQVISDIVRELDGHVLKCVKDQNGNHVVQKCIECVQPQALQFIIDAFQGQVFVLSTHPYGCRVIQRILEHCTQEQTLPILEELHQHSEQLGQKYQGVSLEMTPKTYYTVSRDALFKDQYGNYVIQHVLEHGRPEDKSKIVAEVRGKVLVLSQHKFASNVVEKCVIHSSRAERALLIDEVCCQKDGPHSALYTMMKDQYANYVVQRMIDMAEPAQRKIIMHKIRPHIATLRKYTYGKHILAKLEKYYMKSGSELGPIGGPTNGLM